The following proteins are encoded in a genomic region of Ornithinibacillus sp. 4-3:
- a CDS encoding carbon-nitrogen hydrolase family protein, which yields MNSCKVAVVQVGSIVMDKQKCVDKAVQLIHEAGDQGANIILFPEAYIPAYPRGMGFGALVGSRSPEGRDDFLRYAKNSITVPGPETEQLGKAAKKAGAYMVMGVIERDVKAGGTLYCTVIFFGPDGELLGKHRKLKPTGSERLIWGEGDGSTMPVFDTPFGKIGALICWENYMPLARAAMYEKGIQIYLAPTADSRDTWFATMRHIAIEGRCFVLSCNQYSTKEMYEVDLLETEEMQNMPDEITRGGSCIVNPLGEFVVEPVFGKEEIIYATLDLDDITRGHFDFDVVGHYNRKDVFQLTVNEEPQ from the coding sequence ATGAATTCATGTAAAGTAGCAGTTGTTCAAGTAGGTTCTATTGTAATGGACAAACAAAAGTGTGTAGATAAAGCTGTTCAATTAATTCATGAAGCAGGGGATCAAGGGGCTAATATTATTTTATTCCCTGAAGCATATATACCGGCATATCCAAGAGGAATGGGCTTTGGTGCTTTAGTTGGAAGTCGATCACCAGAAGGAAGAGATGATTTTCTGCGCTATGCGAAAAACTCTATCACTGTTCCAGGGCCAGAAACAGAACAACTTGGAAAAGCAGCAAAGAAGGCTGGCGCATATATGGTGATGGGAGTTATTGAGCGTGATGTTAAAGCTGGTGGAACCTTATATTGTACAGTAATCTTTTTCGGTCCAGATGGAGAATTGCTTGGAAAGCATCGTAAATTAAAACCAACAGGCAGTGAAAGACTGATTTGGGGTGAGGGTGACGGTAGTACAATGCCAGTATTCGATACCCCATTCGGAAAAATTGGTGCACTTATTTGTTGGGAAAATTACATGCCACTTGCCCGTGCAGCAATGTATGAAAAAGGCATTCAGATTTATCTTGCACCAACAGCAGATTCACGAGATACATGGTTTGCAACAATGCGACATATCGCAATAGAAGGACGTTGCTTTGTATTGTCCTGCAATCAGTACAGTACGAAAGAGATGTATGAAGTAGATTTATTAGAAACAGAGGAAATGCAGAACATGCCTGATGAAATTACGCGTGGTGGTAGCTGTATTGTTAATCCGCTTGGTGAATTTGTTGTAGAGCCTGTTTTTGGGAAAGAAGAAATAATATATGCAACGCTTGATTTAGATGATATCACTCGTGGACATTTTGATTTTGATGTTGTTGGACATTATAATCGGAAGGATGTTTTTCAATTAACGGTCAATGAAGAACCGCAATAG
- a CDS encoding thymidine kinase has protein sequence MFIARQYGWVEMICGSMFSGKSEELIRRVKQATYANLKVQVFKPAIDNRYKLDSVVSHNGSSFTAYPVKSAEVILEHIDETVDIVAIDEVQFFDEAIVDVVNKLASEKIRVILSGLDTDFRGEPFGMMPTLMALSETVTKLNAICPICTAPASRTQRLIDGVPASYEDPIILVGATEAYEPRCRHHHEVPGK, from the coding sequence ATGTTTATCGCACGGCAATATGGATGGGTGGAAATGATTTGTGGTAGTATGTTTTCTGGAAAGTCGGAGGAGCTTATCCGTCGTGTTAAGCAGGCTACATATGCAAATTTGAAAGTGCAAGTATTTAAACCAGCAATTGATAATCGATATAAATTGGATTCGGTTGTTTCTCATAATGGTTCTTCCTTTACAGCATATCCTGTAAAGTCGGCTGAAGTAATATTAGAGCATATAGACGAAACAGTTGATATTGTTGCTATTGATGAGGTGCAGTTTTTTGATGAAGCGATTGTTGATGTAGTTAATAAACTGGCTTCAGAGAAGATTCGGGTCATTTTATCTGGACTAGATACAGACTTTCGTGGGGAACCGTTTGGAATGATGCCTACATTAATGGCATTAAGTGAAACAGTAACGAAATTAAATGCGATTTGTCCAATTTGTACGGCTCCTGCAAGTCGTACACAGCGACTTATTGATGGTGTACCAGCATCTTATGAGGATCCAATCATATTAGTTGGTGCAACAGAGGCCTATGAACCTCGTTGTCGACATCATCATGAGGTGCCAGGTAAATAA
- a CDS encoding type B 50S ribosomal protein L31 — MRKDIHPEYQKVVFLDTSSGYKFLSGSTKSSDETIEWEDGNTYPVIRVEVSSDTHPFYTGKQREDRVGGRVDRFKKKYNL; from the coding sequence ATGCGTAAAGATATTCATCCAGAATACCAAAAAGTTGTATTTCTTGATACATCTTCAGGTTATAAATTCTTAAGTGGATCTACAAAAAGCTCTGATGAAACAATCGAGTGGGAAGACGGTAACACATATCCTGTTATCCGCGTAGAAGTTAGCTCTGATACACATCCATTCTACACTGGTAAGCAAAGAGAAGATAGAGTCGGTGGACGTGTTGACCGCTTTAAGAAGAAATATAATTTATAA